The following proteins come from a genomic window of Leopardus geoffroyi isolate Oge1 chromosome A3, O.geoffroyi_Oge1_pat1.0, whole genome shotgun sequence:
- the LOC123581157 gene encoding zinc finger protein 2-like isoform X1 produces the protein MGVVSFHVSFSSSANSDLGLFQEDIVEERMAAVPLTARWQKSLKFKDVAVKFSKDEWKQLVPTQRALYREVMLENYQGFVSLGLLVPKPDVIFQLKRGEEPWKLDFQEDEEREVPGSTYLDQNARLESWDSTKSQDISKKGKLQKTLMEKLRKDGPLGLALGSENLRGTKKEHLSGEILKKSSPKEKDSRQRSTPAKKTNSKGRNLECSICGKTLYNHLSLTRHQRTHTGEKPYNCKECGKAFSYRSSLKKHLMSHSGKSPFECNECGKTFYDRLTLTEHQRTHTGEKPFKCNECGKAFFVRSSFTRHRRIHTGESPYECTECGKSFSQKSILARHKLTHTGERPYECKGCGKALFDRSSLIRHRRAHTGETPFECNECGKVFFDRSSLNQHQKIHSGDKPYECTECGKAFLQKRRLTQHQRVHTGEKPYECSVCGKVFSCKSSIIQHQRRYARQPSECHRGAPARQGAPTET, from the exons ATGGGAGTGGTCtcttttcatgtttccttctcTAGCTCTGCCAACTCTGACCTGGGCCTTTTCCAAGAGGACATAGTAGAGGAGAGAATGGCAGCTGTACCTCTAACAGCCAGATGGCAG AAGTCACTCAAGTTTAAGGATGTGGCTGTGAAGTTCTCAAAGGATGAGTGGAAGCAGCTGGTGCCTACTCAGAGGGCTCTTTACAGGGAGGTGATGCTGGAGAATTAtcagggttttgtttctttgg GACTTCTAGTTCCTAAACCGGATGTGATTTTCCAGTTGAAAAGAGGTGAAGAGCCATGGAAACTTGATTTtcaggaagatgaagaaagagaagtccCAGGAAGTACTTATTTAG aCCAGAATGCTAGACTTGAGAGCTGGGACTCAACTAAAAGCCAGGATATTTCTAAAAAAGGAAAGTTGCAAAAGACACTAATGGAAAAACTCAGAAAAGATGGTCCTCTGGGTCTTGCACTTGGCTCCGAAAACCTCAGGGGCACAAAGAAAGAACATCTATCGGGGGAGATTTTGAAGAAATCCTCCCCCAAGGAGAAGGACTCCAGGCAAAGATCCACTCCTGCCAAGAAAACCAACAGTAAGGGGAGAAACCTTGAATGCAGCATATGTGGGAAGACCTTATATAACCACTTATCCCTCACTCGCCATCAAAGGACTCACACCGGAGAGAAGCCCTACAACTGTAAAGAATGCGGGAAAGCCTTCAGCTATAGAAGTAGTCTTAAGAAACATCTGATGTCTCACAGTGGGAAGAGCCCCTTTGAATGCAACGAATGTGGGAAAACTTTCTATGACCGATTAACCCTTACTGAACACCAGCGAACTCATACCGGAGAGAAGCCCTTTAAATGTAACGAATGTGGCAAGGCTTTCTTTGTCCGCTCATCTTTTACTCGCCATcggagaattcatactggagaaagTCCTTACGAGTGCACAGAATGTGGGAAATCCTTTAGCCAGAAGAGCATCCTCGCTCGCCACAAGCTCACTCACACTGGAGAGCGGCCTTATGAATGCAAGGGCTGTGGCAAAGCCCTGTTTGACCGCTCCTCCCTCATTCGCCACCGGAGAGCACACACTGGAGAGACTCCTTTTGAATGTAATGAGTGTGGGAAAGTTTTCTTTGACCGCTCGTCCCTTAATCAGCATCAGAAAATTCATAGCGGAGACAAGCCCTATGAGTGCactgaatgtgggaaagccttcctTCAGAAAAGACGACTTACTCAGCATCAGAGAGTGCACACCGGAGAAAAGCCCTACGAGTGCAGCGTGTGCGGGAAGGTGTTCAGTTGTAAGTCATCTATCATCCAACATCAGCGACGTTATGCCAGGCAGCCGTCAGAATGTCACAGAGGTGCTCCAGCCCGGCAGGGGGCCCCCACAGAGACTTAA
- the ZNF2 gene encoding zinc finger protein 2 isoform X4 has product MPDWETKPEPQGASEEEKPGRIVRERLGRKVPLCPKFEAHALEGELETGKGSPVVQTCKKSLSQKENLQQGSSPLKKILTKERDQECSNCGKTFFDHSSLIRHQRTHTGEKPYDCHECGKAFSHRSSLSRHLMSHTGESPYECNACGKAFFDRSSLTVHQRIHTGEKPFKCSECGKAFFDRSSLTRHQRIHTGESPYECNQCGKAFSQKSILTRHQLIHTGRKPYECNECGKAFYGVSSLNRHQKAHTGEPRYRCSECGKAFFDRSSLTQHQKIHTGDKPYECTECGKAFSQRCRLTRHQRVHTGEKPFECSVCGKVFSSKSSVIQHQRRYAKQGID; this is encoded by the coding sequence ATTGGGAGACCAAGCCTGAGCCTCAGGGTGCTTCGGAAGAAGAAAAACCAGGACGAATAGTAAGGGAAAGGCTTGGAAGAAAAGTTCCTCTGTGTCCTAAATTTGAAGCTCATGCCCTGGAGGGTGAGTTAGAAACAGGGAAGGGGAGCCCTGTGGTGCAGACCTGCAAGAAGTCCCTTTCCCAGAAGGAAAATTTGCAGCAAGGGTCTAGCCCTCTGAAGAAAATTCTCACTAAGGAGAGAGACCAGGAATGCAGCAACTGTGGGAAGACCTTTTTTGACCACTCATCGCTTATCCGCCACCAGAGgactcacactggagagaagccctatGACTGTCACGAGTGCGGGAAGGCCTTCAGTCACAGGAGCAGTCTCAGCAGACATCTGATGTCTCACACGGGGGAGAGCCCCTACGAATGCAACGCATGTGGGAAGGCCTTCTTCGACCGGTCGTCCCTAACGGTCCATCAGCGAATTCATACCGGAGAGAAGCCCTTTAAATGCAGCGAGTGCGGAAAGGCCTTCTTTGACCGCTCGTCCCTTACTCGAcaccagagaattcatactggagaaagTCCTTATGAATGTAATCAGTGCGGGAAAGCCTTCAGCCAGAAAAGTATTCTTACTCGACATCAGCTCATCCACACTGGCAGGAAGCCCTATGAATGTAatgagtgtgggaaagccttctaTGGCGTCTCGTCACTGAACAGACATCAGAAAGCTCACACTGGAGAGCCTCGCTATCGGTGCAGTGAGTGTGGGAAAGCTTTCTTTGACCGCTCGTCCCTCACGCAGCACCAGAAGATTCACACTGGAGACAAGCCATACGAATGCAccgaatgtgggaaagcctttagccAGAGGTGCCGGCTTACGCGACATCAGAGAGTGCACACGGGAGAGAAACCCTTCGAATGCAGCGTGTGTGGCAAAGTGTTCAGTTCGAAATCGTCAGTCATTCAGCATCAACGGCGTTATGCCAAACAAGGAATAGACTGA
- the LOC123581157 gene encoding zinc finger protein 2-like isoform X2 → MAAVPLTARWQKSLKFKDVAVKFSKDEWKQLVPTQRALYREVMLENYQGFVSLGLLVPKPDVIFQLKRGEEPWKLDFQEDEEREVPGSTYLDQNARLESWDSTKSQDISKKGKLQKTLMEKLRKDGPLGLALGSENLRGTKKEHLSGEILKKSSPKEKDSRQRSTPAKKTNSKGRNLECSICGKTLYNHLSLTRHQRTHTGEKPYNCKECGKAFSYRSSLKKHLMSHSGKSPFECNECGKTFYDRLTLTEHQRTHTGEKPFKCNECGKAFFVRSSFTRHRRIHTGESPYECTECGKSFSQKSILARHKLTHTGERPYECKGCGKALFDRSSLIRHRRAHTGETPFECNECGKVFFDRSSLNQHQKIHSGDKPYECTECGKAFLQKRRLTQHQRVHTGEKPYECSVCGKVFSCKSSIIQHQRRYARQPSECHRGAPARQGAPTET, encoded by the exons ATGGCAGCTGTACCTCTAACAGCCAGATGGCAG AAGTCACTCAAGTTTAAGGATGTGGCTGTGAAGTTCTCAAAGGATGAGTGGAAGCAGCTGGTGCCTACTCAGAGGGCTCTTTACAGGGAGGTGATGCTGGAGAATTAtcagggttttgtttctttgg GACTTCTAGTTCCTAAACCGGATGTGATTTTCCAGTTGAAAAGAGGTGAAGAGCCATGGAAACTTGATTTtcaggaagatgaagaaagagaagtccCAGGAAGTACTTATTTAG aCCAGAATGCTAGACTTGAGAGCTGGGACTCAACTAAAAGCCAGGATATTTCTAAAAAAGGAAAGTTGCAAAAGACACTAATGGAAAAACTCAGAAAAGATGGTCCTCTGGGTCTTGCACTTGGCTCCGAAAACCTCAGGGGCACAAAGAAAGAACATCTATCGGGGGAGATTTTGAAGAAATCCTCCCCCAAGGAGAAGGACTCCAGGCAAAGATCCACTCCTGCCAAGAAAACCAACAGTAAGGGGAGAAACCTTGAATGCAGCATATGTGGGAAGACCTTATATAACCACTTATCCCTCACTCGCCATCAAAGGACTCACACCGGAGAGAAGCCCTACAACTGTAAAGAATGCGGGAAAGCCTTCAGCTATAGAAGTAGTCTTAAGAAACATCTGATGTCTCACAGTGGGAAGAGCCCCTTTGAATGCAACGAATGTGGGAAAACTTTCTATGACCGATTAACCCTTACTGAACACCAGCGAACTCATACCGGAGAGAAGCCCTTTAAATGTAACGAATGTGGCAAGGCTTTCTTTGTCCGCTCATCTTTTACTCGCCATcggagaattcatactggagaaagTCCTTACGAGTGCACAGAATGTGGGAAATCCTTTAGCCAGAAGAGCATCCTCGCTCGCCACAAGCTCACTCACACTGGAGAGCGGCCTTATGAATGCAAGGGCTGTGGCAAAGCCCTGTTTGACCGCTCCTCCCTCATTCGCCACCGGAGAGCACACACTGGAGAGACTCCTTTTGAATGTAATGAGTGTGGGAAAGTTTTCTTTGACCGCTCGTCCCTTAATCAGCATCAGAAAATTCATAGCGGAGACAAGCCCTATGAGTGCactgaatgtgggaaagccttcctTCAGAAAAGACGACTTACTCAGCATCAGAGAGTGCACACCGGAGAAAAGCCCTACGAGTGCAGCGTGTGCGGGAAGGTGTTCAGTTGTAAGTCATCTATCATCCAACATCAGCGACGTTATGCCAGGCAGCCGTCAGAATGTCACAGAGGTGCTCCAGCCCGGCAGGGGGCCCCCACAGAGACTTAA